The Amaranthus tricolor cultivar Red isolate AtriRed21 chromosome 14, ASM2621246v1, whole genome shotgun sequence DNA window AGAGGGCCAATTGTGTGCAAGACTGAGAGTCCGGAGGACCCTATCTTGGTGCAactgatcattgaaccttgttcattcttcatcgttcattcttcaatgatcattgatccttattcattgttcatcgttcattgttcattgattattagtccttgttcattcttcatcgtttagtcatcaatgatcattgatccttgttcattcttcatcgttcattctttaattatcattgatccttgcttatttttcatcgttcattgttcattgattcttgttcattcttcatcgttcattcttcaatgatcattgatacttattcattgtttaagttcattgttcattgatcattggtccttgttcattcttcgtcgtttattcttcaatgatcattgatccttattcattcttcatcgttcattctttaattatcattgatccttgttcattcttcatcgttcattgttcattgatcattgatccttgctcattctacatcgttcattcttcaattatcattgatcctcattcattgttcatcgttcattgttcattgaatattggtccttgtgcattcttcatcgtttattactcaatgatcattgatccttgttcattcttcatcgttcattgttcattgatcattgatccttattcattgttcatcgttcattgttcattgatcattgaaccttatttatttttcatcgttcgttgttcattgatcattaatccttgttcattatttattgttcattgttcattgatcattgatccttgttcattgttcatcattcattgttcattgatcattgatccttgttcagtgttcatctttcattgttcattcattaaatcTAATTCTCATGAGCTAGCTAAGATCAATACAATGATACATCAAACGGAAGACGCTCAAATTCAAAGTCCAAATGTCAATCCCTTTAATTTCTTAGTCATGAACTAAGTCTTCATTAATTTGagtcttttatttcatttcaaatatttgagtcctttagaaatgattaagccaggtttaggatcaagcttaatcatgtctcatatttagttagtttagttgtaattttttttttaagtctagtatttatttttggctCAAATGGGTTCGAAATTTACAAAGCGTGCAAAGCAAGAATGGAAGCAAAATATTCAGCCAGAAAATCAACAAAATGACTGAAAATCATCAAGGATATATGAAGATTATTGAAAGACATTTGAAAATCAATTCAAATCAAGCCAATCACTATATTTCCAAATATCCTCTAGATTTCAAAATATAACTGTTGGAGACTTGCTTTTATCCactagatttaaaaatatatctGTTGGGAGCTTGCTTTTGTGTAAAATTCAGATTTTTCTTGCAAGTTTTAATCTTTGGTAGCTGAATTCTTTTATATAAATAGGCTACTTGCTCTCTTGTAATTCATTCACTTCCGTTAcatctttaatacaaacaacttTTGAGCATTTATTATTCTTTCTTTGCAATCTAATTTTAACTTGGAGTAGTTgaaagtaagttgaagttcctttgcttttcattcttttggctaaagattgaatgtgttcttaggagcccataGCTTTAATTTCGTGGTGAATTCTGTATCGAAATTAAACCTTTGGTTCggccatttttaagttgttctatcaacatatctttcttaattttccttgtttcaaaccacaaaaatcacaaaagaaTTCCATTACAATAGAAACTAATaagccttatttatagaattcGAAACTTCAAAATACAAACGTGTGTTTATAGTTTGGTTCTTGTTTAATACATAGCAAACCTATATCAATTGTTgctcgttcattgttcaatgttcattgatcatcgatccatgttcattgttaatcgttcattgttgattgatcattgatccttgttcattgttcatgtttcattgttcattgatcattgatccttgttcattgttcatggatcattcaaccttgttcattcttcatcgttcattcttcaaagatcattgatccttattcactcttcatcgtttattttttaattgtcaatgatccttgtttatttttcatccttcattgttcattgatcattgatccttgttcattcttcatcgttctttcttcaatgatcattgatccttattcattgttcatcgttcattgttcattgatcattggtccttgttcattgttcatcatttattcttcaatgatcattgatccttgtttattcttcatcgttcattattcaatcatcattgatcccttcttcattcttcatcgttcattgttcattgatcattgatccttattcattcttcatcgttcattgttcattaataattaattattgttcattatgtatagtacattgttcattgtttcttgttcattgttcattgatcatcgatccttgttcattgttcattaatcattgatcattgttcatggttcatctTGCAttgctcattcatcattgatcctagttcattcttcatcgtttattctttattgatcattaatccatgttcattcttcattgttcaatgttaattaataattaatcattgttcattattcatccttcattgttcattgttccatgttcattgttcatcattcattgttcgttgttcatagTTTactgttcatcgttcattgttcaatgttcattgatcattgatccttgttcattgttcatcattcattgttgatagatcattgatccttgttcattgttcatggttcattgttcattgatcattgatcgttgttcattgttaatcattcattgttcatggatcattcaacctagttcattcttcatcgttcattctttaaagatcattgatccttattcattcttcatcgtttattctttaattatcattgatccttgtttattcttcatcgttcattgttcattgattattgatccttgttcattctttatcgttctttcttcaatgatcattgatccttattcattgttcatcgttcattgttcattgatcattggtccttgttcattgttcatcatttattcttcaatgatcattcatccttgttcattcttcatcgttcattcttcaatcatcattgatccttgttcattcttcatcgttcattgttcattgatcattgatccttgttcattcttcatcgttcattcttcaatgatcatcgatccttgttcattcttcatcgttcattcttcaatgatcattcatcgtttattttgaTTATGTATAGGTACGTCTATTCCGAAATCTTTCTATACATTCAATGACCAACAAACTAGTGCTTTGTTTATATGGTTGAAAAGCATAAGATTTCCTGATGACTATGATTCTAATATGGCTTGGAATAATGACCTAGCGAAGCATCAATTTTTCGGCATGAAAAGTCACGACTATCATGTTTTCATGCAACAATTAATTCAAATTGTATGCAGAGATTTGCTACCGATGAAGGTTTAAGAAACTCTTACCAAGTTAAGCTTATATTTTAGAAGTTTGACAACCACAAAGCTCTGtgtggatgatttgaggaagaTGGAAGAAGATATTCCTGTTATCAACTGCAAACTAGAGACGAGATTTTTGCCCACATTCTTTGATAGCATGGAAGATGGAAGATCAGAGACCTTCCTGGAATGATGATAGAAGTTACAACAATGTTGGATCTGgtgtgttgacaattttcaccCATCCGATCATATTTCACAGAAACGGAAAAACACGTATTTTTGATGAAAACGATTACGAGATTGCCCACAGATATGTGCTGATGAACTGTTGAGAGATGGATTTACTTGTGTTTGAGTTTAAGAGTTCAGTGAAAAGACAATGACCGAACTGGTCAAGTTAGATGATTTAAACATTTGTGCAAGAGAAATTTAGAAATGCGTTCATAACATCAGTATGtttataattttcctttttttatatgtatatgtggaTGCCTATCAAAAGAGTCACGTTGTTCATATGTCACTAGTATGACCCAACTACTACTAGAAATAGCCACAACAAAAAAGTTCATAAACGATACAAGTTAGTTGACATACATTAGGGTCGTTCGTATCGAATATATGATCCATTTGAATTGGCAAGTCAGGCATCTTAAGTATATTATTTTCCATATCCGagtacaagacaaaatttaaaagattggagAGTGGCTTGCAAagctaaacaaaaaaaatttgacagTGCAATACAACAAGAATCCATAGATGCTGCTTTCCAAGAAGAAATAGGAAAAATACTTCAATTGAAGAAAATGTTTCCCATGCACCGCTTCTTGATCCATCCCGCGAAATTATACAACACGTGTACGATAGCGATGAAGATACTAATGAAGATGTGGATGTGTATCTTGTATTGTCAGAAGACGAAGAATCCAAAGATGAAGTGGCTAAGAACGTCGATTATTATAGTGAAGAGGAGTAGCTTACttattatatgtaattatttaatattttgtaatatttgataaaactttattatatatatatttcaaaggCTAGCTTTTTGTATTCAAAAGGGTGTGGGTGCTCAACTTGTTACTCGACTCCCCACCAACATCTTGTAAAGTCTCTTCTTATGAAATGAAATGaggttttataaaaataaaaataataataataataataataataataataataataataataataataataaatattgaagTATAAGTTATtagataataaatataaaagcaaTATAATAAGAATCACTAAGTTATGTTCTAGTGGTTGGAGTATTGTACCTTGATGCTAGAGGTCAAGGGGTTTAAGCCCCAGCTGCAACAATTATTGAAAACTTTGATAATTTGATGATTTAGGGTGATTGGATCTGAATGTGGGTTTCGAATATGGGTTTAGTTCGTTGGGTAAAATAtcataatatgaatttttttgatgTGGGCGACAACAGCAGGATCGTAGCCAACCCGTACCCCCCAAATAAAAAGGTAAATGGCGACGACACCTAGGCGGTAGCCAGGCCGTCACCCCTATTTTCACAATTTTGCCCACATTCAAGCGTTCGATATTCATTTAGCATCCACCAAAATTGCGTCCATCCTTGGAGCCGTCGCCAAGACCACTTTTAACCAATTTAGCGATCAAATGGAGATCATAAGTGTCGTCgccattttaatatttatttgtacTATGTTAACTTAGGTTAAACTTATTATAAATATCGGTATTTAACGGTGAGACACAAGGTGCGCACATAGTGCGAACAATATAGTTTTTAGTTGTATTATACTATTACTATTTGGTGGTTCGTCGAATCCCTACTTGTCTCTTAGATGACACATCagaaattaaataagaaattatCGAACAGTGACCACACAACACAGATCATGTATATCCTTTCTATTAACCCCACACGGTTACACGTTACGcaccagaaaaaaaaaagccaacaaACAATTTGATATACAGCAACTAATACAGATTACTTTGCAAGAAAAAATGGATCTCATGAGCTCAAAGTCACTAGCGCTGTTCATAGTGTGTACCATCCTATTCCTGTTCTTCACTTGTGCTTCATCTCACAGTATCCCAGCAGACCCATTGAATCCGACTTCGAGCCCAAAACAAAAGTGTCCAAAAGATACCCTTAAATTTGGGGTATGTGGTAGCTGGCTTGGTTTGGTTACTGAAGTAATTGGAACTAAGCCTAGTCCAGAGTGCTGTACTCTAATAAAGGGCATTGCTGATCTTGAAGCTGCTGTTTGTTTATGTACTGCACTAAAATCCAATGTTTTAGGTGTCGTCAAGGTGAAGTTGCCAGTTGCTCTAAGTCTGCTCCTCAATGGCTGTGGAAACAAGGTTCCTTCAGGtttcaaatgttaaattttaGGACACTATCAAGTTTATCTTTTTAAGTCTTTCGGATTTTGTTTCCATCAAATATTTTCTGAATATTAGTTATATAATGTTTAAGACCTTCAAAGTTGTTTTAAGAACTACTATTATGTCATAGTTAGGTTTGTTTTCTTGCTTAGTTTATTCTGTGCCTACAAATTCATAACTGCAAACACTTCTTGTACTGTGTTACTGAAATCTGTACTTATTAAATTACATTGCTCTGGTAGTCCGCCGAAAATGCTTTCCTTACATAGCTAATTATAATAAGAATTAATAGTGAATTACCGCCTTCAAGTTTAGggtttttgtgaattacagacttaaattttatttttttttcgaattacaACCTCGAAAGTATCAATGTGACCACCATTCAAGCCAATTAGTGACCGTTGACTAACTCACATGACCTTTGTCTAACCTAAATGACCGGTGACCATTACTTTTGTTGACCAACCCTAATCAcctttgaattttctaattatCAATTGTAACTTcgtgttttagcactttaactTCGTTTTTACCTATCATAACgatatttattcaaaaaaggACGTCGCAGTTATCTTTAAAGCTTAACTCTTTCGAAATGGTCCAAATAAGTACTTATTCGTCTATTTTTCAGCACGTAGACCGAAAATTTTATTGAACATCGTTTTTACCaatcataacaatattttttcaaaacatGGACGTCGCAATTACCTTTGTGgcataactctttcgaaaatccggtTGAAACAACTACTTATCTGCCTATTTTCCTGCACTTAGACTAGAAAAGTTATTTAACATCATTTTTACCAATCATAAACgacattttttcaaaaaacgaacgtCGCGATATTCTttatggggtaactctttcTAAAATCCGATaaaaataagtacttatttgcCTATTTTTCGACACGTAAACCGAAAAAGTTATTTAACAttgtttttacccatcataatgagACTTTTTTAGTCTATGTGCCGAAAAATAgacgaataagtacttgtttcgattgGATTTTCAAAAGAGCTAACCCTTTAGGATAATCGCGAcatccgttttttgaaaaaaaaatcgttatgatgggtaaaaatgacgttaaataaTTTTTTCGATTTACATACTGAAAAATAagcaaataagtacttgtttcgatcagattttcgaaagagttaccccataaggGTAATCGCGAcgtcatttaaaaaaatatcattatgataGGCAAAAATGACGTTGAATATCTTTTTCTGTCTACGTGGCGAAAAACatgcgaataagtacttgtttcgaccgaaTTTTCGAAAAGAGTTACCCCATAAAAATAATTGTGACgtctgttttttgaaaaaaaaatatctttatgatgggtaaaaacaaCGTTACCGAGATAAAACATAAGGGTACAATtggtaattaggaaagtcaaaggtgattagggATGGTCAACAAAAGTCGAAGGTGATTAGTAATGGTCAACGGTCATTTAGGTTGCTTAAAGGTCATGTGGATTGGTGAATGTCATTTGGCTTGGATGGTGGTCACTTTTATACTTTCGAGGCTctaattcgaaaaaaaattaaaaaaaaaaaaaaaaaaaaaaaaaaaaaaaaaaaaacatcaaggCTTTAATTCGCAAAAACCTAAATTTGAAGACTATAATTCGCAGttgatttttataataaataagtaTAAATCATGGATGCCAAAGCTAAAGTGGGTTTCTTCACACACCATTTGTCCAATGTTCAAAAGAAAAATCACGTAAGTTTAGTAGCTTACACTAAGGCCAACTAGAGCTAATCCCTATGGCCGATAAAACAATATCATCACTCAACAACTTATTATCAATGATGAAATTCCTCTGAACTGAAATAGGTTCGTAGTCTCGGCATGGCATCTTATATGGGACTCTTATTGTTCAGTTTTAAGTTAACCTAGTATAAAATCCCGTGTACTGCACGGAATTCTTAGTatgaagaataatataaatcttattttcaaaaacatgtaataataaatatattgtaTACTAAAGAtgaagtaataaataataataataataataataataataataataataataataataatattaatattaatattaataataataataataattgttaaaaaGGGGTAATATGACATTTTTGTATgtgtaataaatttaaatagtttgtagataagtaaaataaataacagGTTGATTCGCTTTATTTGCCACTTAAATCAATATTAACCAATAAAACTCTTTCATCTAGCATGACTCCAAAAGATTGACACGTGTGATTTTTcagtctttttattaaattgtataatgattagttgaaataatttctataattaaatcAGTGTAaatcttaataaattatttaatgtcATCTAAATATATcttaccttattttatttttaaatttctctagcagtaatttattaaaagatatatgattaatatattattttttaatttataattttaaatttgttaatatcACCTAAAtgattcttaatttattatatcTATTCTCTTAGTCATTTTATAAATTAGAGTATTTGATTAGGTGAAATAATTTCTATAACTAAATCAGTAAATTTAACAGGTTCAATATTGAATGATTGTCAAATctttaaattttatgaattgGTCAgctatttaatttagttagtttaaaATACTCCAATAGAAAAATTACACATGGCAAGTGCTCTAAAAATTTGACACTTGACTTTTCATAGCTTTTATAGAAGAtgttatgattatgatgattatgattCAAATTTCTCTAAcagtaatttattaaaagatatttgattaatattttttttcctaattcataattttaaatttttaaatatcacCTAAATGATTCTTCATTTACTGTTTCTATTCACTTAGTCATTATATAGATTAGAGTATTCGATTAGTTGAAAGAATTTTTataacaaaatcaataaaattaacaaGTTAAATCTTGATTTATTGTCAAATCTTTGATTAATGTAAATTGGTCAGCTATTTAATTCAGTTGGTTCAAGTACTCCAATAGAAAAAATTACACATGGTAAGTGTTCTAGAAATTAACACTTGGCTTTTCACAACTTTTTTAATAgatgttattattatgattatgattatgatgattatgattatgattcaaATTTCTCTAGcagtaatttattaaaagatatatgattaaaattttgtttcctaattcttaattttaaatttgttaatattaatGATTCTTCATTAGTTGTTTCTACTCTCATAGTCATTTTATAGATTAGAGCATTTGAttagttgaaataatttttataaccaAATCAGTAAATTTAACATGTTAAATATTGATTCATTGTCAAATCTTTAATTCATGTAGATTGgttaactatttaaatcagttgGTTCAAATATTGcaatagaaaaaaattattgtaacaCCCTTAAATTTctaaccccttaaacgaaaccaaaatcataaagaatggaggaaattcgggtgttaccttaaaataaaataaaaagaaaccaataaataataattcttttaaattgaGTTGGTAATTCAACAGCATCTTCGTTGTATATTGGAGAGATAAAAGATAAACaccaataaataaatacatatatatatatatatatatatatatatatatatatatatatatatatatatatatatatgtatatatatatatatatatgtatatatatatatatatatgtatatatatatatatatatatatatatatatatatatatatatatatatatatatatatatatgtatatataaatatatatatatatatatatatatatatataaaaatatatataaatatatatatatatatatatatatatatatatgtatatatatatatatatatatatatatatatatatatatatatatatatatatatatatatatatatatatatatgtatatatatatatatacatatatatatatatatatatatatatatatatatatatatatgtatatatatatatatatatatatatgtatatatatatatatatatatatatatatatatatatatatatatatatgtatatacatatatatatatacgtatatatatatatatatatgtatatatatatgtatatatttctatatatatatatatatatatatatatatatatatatatatatatatatatatatatatatatataaatatatataaatatat harbors:
- the LOC130800097 gene encoding putative lipid-binding protein At4g00165; the encoded protein is MDLMSSKSLALFIVCTILFLFFTCASSHSIPADPLNPTSSPKQKCPKDTLKFGVCGSWLGLVTEVIGTKPSPECCTLIKGIADLEAAVCLCTALKSNVLGVVKVKLPVALSLLLNGCGNKVPSGFKC